From bacterium BMS3Abin02, a single genomic window includes:
- the dppB gene encoding dipeptide transport system permease protein DppB — MIGIPAGIALLYVFVRGSAGLRRYVITRVLLTIPMIFILASLVFLVLRAIPGDPVTSSLGPKGSPELKQRLRTELGLEDPMIVQYGRFLGEVVTLNFGRSLVGGRRRIIDEMGERFPATLELIVPAALMALLLGIVPGTFAASRRRRTADYSLRLYSVIVYSMPIFWLGLLLQLLFAVHLGWVPVAGRIDAVVGTTVHRTTNILLIDTLLTGNWPAFWSVVHHLILPVITLGLILSGVFLRLTRINVIETLQQDYITAARARGIKERVVVYRHALKNAMIPVITLIGLQVAILLAGAVLTETVFSWPGMGRYLVERISVRDYTAVQSVITMFAIFVALISLAVDIVYSLLDPRVRY; from the coding sequence ATGATCGGCATCCCTGCCGGCATCGCGCTGCTCTACGTCTTCGTGCGCGGCAGCGCAGGCTTGCGGCGTTATGTGATCACCCGCGTGCTGCTGACGATCCCGATGATCTTCATCCTCGCATCGCTCGTGTTTCTCGTCCTGCGGGCGATTCCGGGTGATCCGGTGACGTCCAGCCTTGGACCGAAGGGCAGCCCCGAGCTCAAACAACGGCTGAGAACGGAGCTTGGCCTGGAAGATCCGATGATCGTGCAATACGGAAGGTTTCTGGGAGAGGTCGTCACCTTGAACTTCGGACGGTCACTCGTCGGGGGCCGAAGGCGCATCATCGATGAGATGGGTGAGCGGTTTCCCGCGACTTTGGAACTGATCGTCCCTGCCGCGTTGATGGCGCTGCTGCTGGGCATCGTACCGGGGACCTTCGCGGCCTCACGTCGAAGACGGACAGCCGACTACTCGCTCCGCCTGTACAGCGTCATCGTGTACTCCATGCCGATCTTCTGGCTGGGTCTGCTGCTCCAGTTGCTGTTCGCCGTCCATTTGGGCTGGGTTCCGGTCGCGGGGCGTATCGACGCCGTTGTGGGGACGACTGTCCATCGAACTACCAATATTCTCCTGATCGACACGCTCCTGACGGGGAATTGGCCCGCGTTCTGGAGTGTGGTGCATCACCTCATCCTTCCGGTGATCACGCTCGGATTGATCCTGTCGGGTGTCTTCCTCCGGCTCACCCGCATCAATGTCATCGAGACGTTGCAGCAGGACTACATCACCGCAGCCCGCGCTCGCGGCATCAAGGAACGAGTCGTGGTCTACCGGCACGCATTGAAGAACGCGATGATCCCGGTGATCACGCTGATCGGGCTGCAGGTGGCCATCCTGCTGGCGGGCGCGGTGCTGACAGAGACGGTGTTCTCATGGCCGGGAATGGGGCGATACCTCGTGGAGAGGATCTCGGTTCGCGACTACACGGCCGTCCAGAGCGTGATCACGATGTTCGCGATCTTTGTGGCACTCATCAGCCTCGCCGTGGATATCGTCTACTCGCTACTCGACCCGAGGGTCCGGTACTGA
- the oppD gene encoding oligopeptide transport ATP-binding protein OppD, which translates to MMGDILYSIRDLTVEYATRSGYVHAVDQVSFDIRRGEILGLVGESGCGKSTLGKAIMRMIRSPGRIDGGELWFDGVNLMALSEKQMQSVRGADIGMVFQDPMTSLNPVQRVIEHLTETIRTHERKVSGVAARARSEELVEKLGIRRERLTDYPHQLSGGMRQRVMISLALALRAKLVIADEPTTSLDVIVEAKFLDLLRELRDEFDLTILLITHNIGVVAEVADRVAVMYAGRMAEIGDVYGVFESPKHPYTDGLLQSVPNINLAEHDLYKMEGSPPNLLRPPSGCPFHPRCPKAMDICAAEVPVFHEVVPGQATACWLYEDVNEKQGAARG; encoded by the coding sequence ATGATGGGAGACATCCTCTACTCGATACGCGATCTGACCGTGGAGTACGCGACCCGCTCCGGTTACGTGCACGCTGTCGACCAGGTCTCGTTCGACATTCGCAGAGGTGAGATCTTGGGTCTCGTCGGAGAGTCCGGCTGTGGCAAGTCCACGTTGGGCAAGGCGATCATGCGGATGATCCGATCCCCGGGCCGGATCGACGGCGGGGAGCTGTGGTTCGACGGTGTCAACCTCATGGCGCTGTCCGAGAAGCAGATGCAGTCGGTCCGCGGCGCCGATATCGGCATGGTGTTCCAGGACCCCATGACGTCGCTGAACCCGGTCCAGAGGGTGATCGAGCATCTCACCGAGACCATTCGAACCCATGAGCGGAAGGTCTCAGGGGTTGCGGCGAGAGCGAGATCCGAGGAATTGGTCGAGAAACTCGGAATCAGGAGGGAGCGTCTCACCGACTACCCGCATCAGCTCTCTGGAGGAATGCGGCAGCGGGTCATGATCTCACTGGCGCTCGCTCTACGAGCGAAGCTGGTGATCGCGGACGAGCCGACGACCTCTCTCGACGTCATCGTCGAGGCAAAGTTCCTGGACCTGCTGCGAGAGCTTCGCGATGAGTTCGACCTGACGATCCTGCTGATCACGCACAACATCGGTGTCGTCGCGGAAGTCGCCGACCGTGTGGCCGTCATGTATGCAGGCCGGATGGCGGAGATCGGTGACGTGTACGGGGTGTTCGAGAGTCCGAAGCATCCGTACACCGACGGTCTGCTCCAGTCCGTGCCGAACATCAATCTGGCCGAACACGACCTCTACAAGATGGAGGGTTCTCCGCCGAACCTGCTCCGACCTCCGTCCGGATGCCCGTTCCATCCACGCTGTCCGAAGGCGATGGACATCTGCGCGGCCGAAGTGCCGGTGTTCCACGAGGTGGTCCCGGGACAGGCAACCGCCTGCTGGCTCTATGAGGATGTCAACGAGAAACAGGGAGCTGCACGTGGCTGA
- the oppA gene encoding oligopeptide-binding protein OppA precursor, translating into MRRRFLVVALFAVLALVAAACGSGATTTTTAAPVTTAAPTTTAAPTTTAAPTTTTEAPPGPKTIIIGTTDTIAEFDSADAYSVRDWEIIRNTGVGLLTFAPGTTDLVPGIAKSYDVSDDGKTYTFHLRDDVKFGDGLALTAPMYVDHINRMLTLDGSGGVGGALGTPYIDTVSAPDDLTVVFQLKDAFGYFPQIVAGAPYIPMDPNQFPQDALVEFPDPPFYGVGPWTVTDYTIGEQMVLEPNEFYFGEKPKVDRIIIKDYSDAQTMALALQNHEIDIAWRTIAQPDLLEQLKGVDGLTVATVPGGSIRYLIINHALSPTDDSNVRKALAYALDRDDIVDRVSGGTWEPLYSMDPPGFLGANEAFDTMYGSPNLDKAKEALTAAGYSESNKLELQLSFPPQHYGGTVSDTMQVLKEQFEATGMINVTLNSQEWSTYIGAVIGGADYTVSLLGWFFDYPDPSNYLEPFTLNGGLGTMVTDPDTGKPLSDEAANLVDLLKQAATSTDQAKRADLYGQAQDVYADLVVTIPMWFEAEHVVYWDNISGSPTDANPESLNIGPSFDFNYNLLDITG; encoded by the coding sequence ATGAGACGCCGATTTTTGGTCGTTGCGTTGTTTGCCGTGCTGGCCCTGGTGGCTGCTGCATGCGGTAGCGGCGCGACGACGACAACCACGGCCGCCCCGGTAACGACGGCCGCCCCGACGACGACGGCCGCCCCGACGACGACGGCCGCCCCGACGACGACAACCGAGGCACCTCCGGGTCCCAAGACGATCATCATCGGCACGACCGATACGATCGCCGAGTTCGACTCGGCGGATGCGTACTCGGTGCGTGACTGGGAGATCATTCGCAACACTGGTGTGGGCTTGTTGACCTTTGCCCCCGGCACGACGGACCTGGTGCCCGGTATCGCCAAGAGCTACGACGTCAGCGATGATGGAAAGACCTACACCTTCCATCTCCGTGACGATGTGAAGTTCGGCGATGGTTTGGCGCTGACGGCGCCGATGTATGTCGATCATATCAACCGGATGCTGACGCTTGACGGGTCGGGCGGTGTCGGCGGCGCACTCGGTACGCCGTACATCGATACGGTGAGCGCACCGGACGATTTGACCGTGGTCTTCCAACTGAAGGACGCGTTCGGCTACTTCCCGCAGATCGTTGCGGGCGCACCGTACATCCCGATGGATCCGAACCAGTTCCCACAGGACGCTCTTGTCGAGTTCCCGGACCCGCCGTTCTATGGCGTTGGCCCATGGACGGTCACCGACTACACGATCGGTGAGCAGATGGTGCTGGAGCCGAACGAGTTCTACTTCGGAGAGAAGCCGAAAGTGGACCGGATCATCATCAAGGACTACTCGGATGCCCAGACGATGGCGCTGGCGCTGCAGAACCACGAGATCGACATCGCGTGGCGCACGATTGCACAGCCCGACCTGCTCGAACAGCTCAAGGGCGTGGATGGCCTGACGGTCGCCACCGTGCCTGGTGGTTCTATCCGCTATCTGATCATCAATCACGCTCTGTCACCGACCGACGACTCCAACGTGCGTAAGGCGTTGGCGTACGCGCTCGACCGTGATGACATCGTCGACCGGGTTTCCGGTGGGACGTGGGAGCCGCTGTATTCGATGGACCCGCCAGGGTTCCTCGGTGCAAATGAGGCGTTCGACACGATGTACGGGTCGCCGAATCTCGACAAGGCAAAGGAAGCGTTGACGGCCGCCGGCTACAGCGAATCGAACAAGCTCGAACTGCAGTTGAGCTTCCCGCCGCAGCACTACGGTGGCACGGTGAGCGACACCATGCAGGTTCTGAAGGAGCAGTTCGAAGCGACCGGCATGATCAACGTCACGTTGAACTCCCAGGAGTGGAGCACGTATATCGGTGCCGTGATCGGCGGAGCCGACTACACCGTCTCGTTGCTGGGTTGGTTCTTCGACTATCCGGATCCGAGCAACTACCTGGAGCCGTTCACGCTCAATGGTGGACTCGGCACGATGGTGACCGATCCTGACACGGGCAAGCCGCTTAGTGATGAGGCCGCGAACCTCGTCGACCTGCTGAAGCAGGCTGCGACCAGCACGGATCAGGCCAAGCGCGCCGATCTCTACGGCCAGGCGCAGGATGTGTATGCAGACCTGGTGGTGACGATCCCGATGTGGTTCGAAGCGGAGCATGTGGTCTATTGGGACAACATCTCCGGCTCGCCCACCGACGCGAACCCGGAGTCGCTGAACATCGGACCTTCGTTCGACTTCAACTACAACTTGCTGGACATCACCGGCTGA
- the yusV gene encoding putative siderophore transport system ATP-binding protein YusV, with protein sequence MPGEPLIRAENLELSYGDRTALVSSSFEIPSGSVTAVIGPNGAGKSTLLNAIAGLVEPTAGSLIMPPLGPGGVAYVLQSTKLNELTPITVHEAVGMGRYARLGFFHRFQPRDWSVCERAMERLGIGDLADRHLSELSGGQRQRVFVAQGLAQEASLLLLDEPITGLDLVSREYILEAIEAEKAAGNTVIGTTHSLEEAGMADHVILLAGRVVATGTPDDVLTAESLSAAYGHPMPTVVEGRVLHDDPHHRPANTRHIHFERKP encoded by the coding sequence ATGCCGGGAGAACCACTGATTCGTGCAGAGAACCTCGAGCTCTCCTATGGCGACCGAACGGCGCTGGTTTCATCGAGCTTCGAGATCCCCTCCGGCTCGGTGACCGCCGTCATCGGACCGAACGGTGCAGGCAAGTCGACCCTCCTCAACGCAATCGCGGGCCTTGTCGAACCGACTGCAGGATCGCTCATCATGCCACCGCTCGGACCAGGCGGTGTCGCCTATGTGCTCCAGTCGACAAAGCTGAACGAGCTCACCCCGATCACCGTCCATGAAGCAGTGGGGATGGGCAGGTATGCACGACTCGGCTTCTTCCATCGCTTCCAACCACGAGACTGGTCGGTCTGCGAACGCGCCATGGAGCGCCTCGGTATCGGTGATCTTGCAGATCGGCACCTCTCGGAGCTCTCCGGAGGCCAGCGTCAGCGGGTCTTCGTCGCCCAGGGACTTGCCCAGGAGGCCTCGCTGCTTCTGCTCGACGAACCCATCACCGGTCTCGACCTCGTTTCGCGTGAATACATCCTGGAAGCGATCGAGGCCGAAAAGGCAGCCGGCAACACAGTGATCGGCACCACACATTCCCTCGAAGAGGCAGGCATGGCAGACCACGTGATCTTGCTCGCAGGTCGAGTCGTGGCCACCGGCACGCCTGATGATGTACTGACGGCAGAGTCCCTGAGTGCCGCCTACGGACACCCCATGCCGACCGTCGTGGAGGGCCGTGTCCTCCACGACGATCCCCACCACCGACCTGCCAACACACGCCACATTCATTTCGAGCGCAAGCCCTAG
- the gsiD gene encoding glutathione transport system permease protein GsiD: MADMQTREEVPQWEQDLAKVGWVRRALRARRWYKADWWFVTISMVLVLFFLMLAVAPGLFAAHDPREQVGPRLLAPGEAPDVEALVVPVDSGIATLDDLVGVGRVSVGVVKGTPSSQTVRDEAARLTDEMKAKGSDETIRLRVKRYETVEDTLAALAAGDIGFAVLSSKAASAIIDQYPGLVVDGPVAGEGISTSGSFPLGTNQLGQDVLSRLIWGTRVAFLIGFAAALMSLIIGLPLGLIAGFAGGWLDRTMSVIMDSLYAFPGLILAIAITAVLGPSIINVIVAIGVVYVPTYYRIVRGQTLSVKEEMYVEAARSIGATRGSILRSYVFPNVIPSVAIIFSVNVADAILTGAGLSFLGLGLPPDTPDWGIDLARGQENIQNAWWMITFPGLAVMSVVLAFTMMGEGLMEIFNPKLRDR; this comes from the coding sequence ATGGCGGACATGCAAACTCGCGAAGAAGTACCCCAGTGGGAGCAGGACCTCGCCAAGGTCGGCTGGGTCCGCAGGGCACTCCGGGCACGTCGTTGGTACAAGGCCGACTGGTGGTTCGTCACGATCAGCATGGTTCTCGTGTTGTTCTTCCTGATGCTTGCGGTCGCCCCAGGGCTGTTTGCAGCCCATGATCCCCGGGAGCAGGTTGGGCCCCGGCTCCTCGCACCCGGGGAGGCGCCCGACGTCGAGGCACTCGTCGTGCCCGTTGATTCGGGCATCGCCACACTCGACGACCTCGTAGGTGTCGGCAGAGTCTCCGTCGGGGTCGTCAAGGGCACGCCTTCGAGCCAGACGGTCCGTGATGAAGCCGCCCGACTCACCGACGAGATGAAGGCGAAAGGGAGCGACGAGACGATCCGACTGCGGGTCAAGCGTTATGAGACGGTGGAAGACACACTCGCGGCATTGGCCGCCGGAGACATCGGTTTCGCGGTGCTTTCGTCGAAAGCTGCATCGGCGATCATCGATCAGTATCCGGGACTGGTCGTGGACGGACCGGTGGCGGGAGAAGGGATCTCGACGAGTGGCAGTTTCCCGCTCGGCACGAACCAGCTCGGTCAGGACGTTCTCAGCCGGCTGATCTGGGGGACGCGAGTCGCCTTTCTGATCGGATTTGCGGCGGCACTCATGTCGCTGATCATCGGGCTTCCACTCGGGCTGATCGCCGGGTTCGCCGGCGGATGGCTGGACCGCACGATGAGCGTGATCATGGACAGTCTGTACGCGTTCCCCGGGCTGATCCTCGCCATTGCGATCACGGCGGTACTCGGTCCTTCGATCATCAACGTGATCGTCGCCATTGGCGTCGTGTACGTGCCGACCTACTACAGGATCGTGCGCGGGCAGACGCTGTCGGTGAAAGAAGAGATGTACGTGGAGGCCGCCCGCAGCATCGGCGCCACACGCGGTTCGATCTTGCGCAGCTATGTCTTTCCGAACGTCATTCCATCGGTGGCCATCATCTTCTCCGTCAACGTCGCCGACGCCATCCTGACCGGTGCAGGCCTGAGCTTCCTCGGTCTTGGCCTTCCGCCGGACACGCCGGACTGGGGCATCGACCTGGCCCGCGGTCAGGAGAACATCCAGAACGCATGGTGGATGATCACCTTCCCCGGCCTCGCCGTGATGTCCGTGGTGCTTGCCTTCACCATGATGGGTGAGGGGCTCATGGAGATCTTCAACCCGAAACTGAGGGATCGATGA
- the yvhJ_2 gene encoding putative transcriptional regulator YvhJ: MAAIVLGVALLGFIAASGVRAFQAYRSVEREPFAQAAKVRQGIARMTDEQRSEVRQEASAGQPVPLFDRDLMAIETARRNGRQPYFVPLNIPEATSPALPDSMFASYLLVGQEGPRADSMILILLPSDGSSPIMTSLPRDLYVKNPCTDEYARLNTGLGGCKGFAGGAELLSLMVQDYTGIEVDHFVRVDFGGFADVIDALGGVEICVDNPVRDWRAQLDLPAGCSHVGGDQALAWVRTRHTEEYVDGVWRPVPGASDFTRERHQQEMLFKVAGRLASFGSLTAFSNVANQIAGVIHLDSRFAFGDAVNLAWSFRGISSSQVKRVRVSVENYVTARGAWVLLPTVRFNEALAKVYPAAKR; this comes from the coding sequence ATGGCGGCCATCGTGTTGGGCGTCGCTTTGCTCGGCTTCATCGCAGCGTCCGGCGTGCGTGCCTTTCAGGCCTATCGGAGCGTCGAACGCGAGCCGTTCGCCCAGGCGGCCAAGGTGCGGCAAGGGATTGCGCGGATGACGGATGAGCAGCGATCCGAAGTCAGGCAGGAGGCCTCTGCGGGGCAGCCGGTTCCGCTGTTCGACCGGGACCTCATGGCCATAGAGACGGCTCGGCGCAACGGCCGACAACCCTATTTCGTTCCCCTCAACATCCCGGAGGCGACGAGCCCCGCGCTCCCCGACAGCATGTTCGCTTCGTACCTGCTGGTGGGCCAGGAAGGGCCGCGAGCGGACTCGATGATCTTGATCCTCCTTCCATCCGACGGATCCTCTCCGATCATGACGTCCCTTCCTCGGGACCTCTATGTGAAGAATCCCTGCACGGATGAGTATGCGCGACTCAACACGGGTCTCGGAGGGTGCAAAGGTTTCGCAGGCGGCGCGGAGTTGCTCTCACTCATGGTGCAGGACTACACGGGGATCGAAGTGGATCACTTCGTCCGAGTCGATTTCGGAGGATTCGCCGACGTCATCGATGCGCTCGGAGGGGTGGAGATATGTGTCGACAATCCCGTTCGAGACTGGAGGGCACAGCTCGACCTTCCGGCGGGATGCTCACACGTCGGTGGCGACCAGGCACTTGCATGGGTGCGAACTCGACATACCGAGGAGTACGTCGACGGAGTGTGGCGGCCCGTGCCGGGGGCGAGCGACTTCACCCGCGAGCGGCATCAGCAGGAGATGCTGTTCAAGGTCGCCGGTCGGCTCGCCTCGTTCGGCTCGCTCACGGCATTCTCCAATGTGGCGAATCAGATAGCGGGAGTGATCCACCTCGATTCGCGGTTTGCGTTCGGCGATGCAGTGAACCTTGCGTGGAGCTTTCGCGGGATCAGTTCGTCGCAGGTCAAGCGCGTCCGCGTGTCGGTGGAGAACTACGTCACCGCTCGAGGAGCGTGGGTGCTGCTTCCGACGGTGAGGTTCAACGAGGCTCTTGCGAAGGTCTATCCGGCGGCAAAGCGTTAG
- the fur_2 gene encoding ferric uptake regulation protein: protein MITILIFMREWYHLVSMTQTDLLDRATRHLVARNIRLTKARQLVLEALTQTPGPRSVAELDATMERKVPVSSLYRTLLSLETAGLVAKYRDTEGIARYEIAEAVTGEHHHHFVCTECGLTDDVAIPSELEGAISRLIDSLAGAGSYCITGHRLELEGICSACRENH from the coding sequence ATGATAACGATTCTCATTTTCATGAGAGAATGGTATCATCTCGTCTCGATGACGCAAACAGATCTCCTCGATCGAGCGACGCGGCACCTCGTCGCTCGGAACATTCGGCTGACCAAGGCGAGGCAACTCGTTCTCGAGGCGCTCACACAGACACCAGGCCCCCGCTCCGTTGCAGAGCTGGACGCCACCATGGAACGAAAGGTTCCCGTGTCGTCGCTCTATCGGACACTCCTCTCGCTGGAGACGGCGGGGCTCGTAGCCAAGTATCGAGATACCGAGGGTATCGCTCGCTATGAGATCGCCGAAGCGGTCACCGGCGAGCATCACCACCACTTCGTCTGCACCGAGTGTGGCCTCACCGATGATGTCGCCATACCTTCCGAACTCGAAGGTGCCATTTCGCGACTCATCGATTCGTTGGCAGGTGCCGGCAGTTACTGCATCACAGGTCACCGCCTCGAACTGGAAGGGATCTGCAGCGCATGCCGGGAGAACCACTGA
- the mntB gene encoding manganese transport system membrane protein MntB, whose protein sequence is MDWLLDPFRLEFMQRALLAGFFVAAVTSVVGTWVVLRGLAFMGDALAHGVLPGIALAVLIGFSQLLGAIVSALVMVWGIGVIHRRARLSEDTGIGLLFVGMLALGVVIISRTSSYAGSLTGILFGDALGVTKGDLWVLGAGLVVTVTIGLVFYRPFLALSFNEDKAALLGMRPRLAHAVMLALVTLAVVIAFRTVGTLLVFGLLIAPPATAALITRRVPTMMVTAVGIGLLSVAGGLLTSFYANTAAGATMAGLSVALFFLVLISRDLVARHPA, encoded by the coding sequence GTGGACTGGCTCCTCGATCCGTTTCGTCTGGAGTTCATGCAGCGGGCGCTGCTGGCCGGCTTCTTCGTGGCGGCCGTGACGTCGGTTGTCGGTACGTGGGTCGTCCTGCGGGGCCTCGCCTTCATGGGTGACGCACTTGCCCACGGGGTACTGCCCGGGATCGCTCTTGCGGTGCTGATCGGTTTCAGTCAGCTGCTTGGCGCAATCGTGTCTGCCCTCGTGATGGTGTGGGGTATCGGTGTGATTCATCGTAGGGCGAGGCTTTCGGAGGACACGGGGATCGGTCTGCTGTTCGTCGGGATGTTGGCTCTCGGTGTCGTGATCATCTCTCGAACGTCCTCCTACGCGGGAAGCTTGACGGGGATTCTCTTCGGTGATGCGCTAGGTGTGACGAAGGGAGACCTCTGGGTCCTGGGCGCCGGGTTGGTCGTCACGGTGACCATCGGTCTGGTCTTCTATCGACCATTTCTGGCTCTGTCATTCAACGAGGACAAGGCCGCTCTCCTCGGAATGCGTCCCCGTCTCGCTCACGCCGTCATGCTGGCGCTCGTGACCTTGGCCGTGGTCATCGCATTCAGAACCGTGGGAACTCTGCTGGTCTTCGGCCTTCTGATCGCTCCGCCGGCAACCGCGGCGCTGATCACGCGGCGGGTTCCGACGATGATGGTGACGGCCGTCGGGATCGGCTTGCTCTCGGTGGCGGGCGGGCTCCTTACGAGCTTCTACGCGAACACGGCTGCCGGGGCGACGATGGCAGGACTCTCCGTGGCGTTGTTCTTCCTCGTGCTCATCTCGAGAGATCTGGTGGCGCGCCATCCGGCATGA
- the gabT_2 gene encoding 4-aminobutyrate aminotransferase GabT has product MNDFLDRFASSVAPVLAFDTDIHADHAEGLWVYDTDGNRYADFACGTAVANLGHSHPVIVAAAREQLGKLTHAGCVFRYDSILRAAERLREITPDGIEMFGFANSGAEAVEAAVKLAKYTTKRQGVVVFRGAFHGRTMGSVSYTTSNAKYRDGYHPILGSVWVAPFPHPYRWGMTDEQATKLSLDELQRIFKHEVLPKTIAAFLVEPVQGEGGYYPAPKPFLRALREMADEHGIMLVFDEVQTGFGRTAEWFASEHFGIDPDIIVLGKGIANGMPLSAYGASREVMNAWPVGAHGTTFGGNPVACAASVAGLEVMEGLLPHARELSSHAFERFRKAQIEHPTIGDVRGLGLMIGVELVKDRVTREPDAEAMRFLARYGLEHELIIISCGPDGNVIRFIPPLITTIEELDQAIDTIEAALDAYESR; this is encoded by the coding sequence ATGAACGACTTTCTCGACCGTTTCGCCTCTTCCGTCGCCCCTGTTCTCGCCTTCGACACCGACATCCACGCAGACCACGCCGAAGGGCTCTGGGTATACGACACCGACGGCAACCGCTACGCGGACTTCGCGTGCGGAACCGCCGTCGCCAACCTCGGGCATAGCCATCCGGTCATCGTCGCAGCCGCCAGAGAGCAACTCGGCAAGCTGACCCACGCAGGCTGCGTTTTTCGATATGACTCGATCCTTCGCGCAGCGGAACGGCTTCGCGAGATCACTCCCGATGGCATCGAGATGTTCGGTTTCGCGAACTCCGGCGCCGAAGCGGTCGAAGCCGCGGTCAAACTCGCCAAGTACACGACGAAACGTCAGGGTGTGGTCGTGTTTCGGGGAGCGTTCCACGGTCGGACGATGGGATCGGTCTCCTACACGACCTCGAACGCGAAGTATCGGGACGGCTACCACCCGATCCTCGGTTCGGTGTGGGTCGCACCGTTTCCGCACCCCTATCGCTGGGGAATGACCGACGAACAGGCAACGAAACTCTCTTTGGACGAACTTCAGAGAATCTTCAAGCATGAGGTCCTCCCGAAGACCATCGCCGCGTTTCTCGTCGAACCCGTGCAAGGAGAGGGTGGCTACTACCCCGCTCCGAAACCCTTCCTGCGTGCACTCCGAGAGATGGCAGACGAGCACGGCATCATGCTGGTGTTCGACGAAGTCCAGACAGGTTTCGGTCGCACCGCGGAATGGTTCGCCTCCGAGCATTTCGGGATCGATCCCGACATCATCGTGCTCGGCAAGGGCATCGCAAACGGGATGCCACTCTCGGCGTATGGGGCTTCTCGTGAAGTCATGAACGCATGGCCGGTCGGCGCTCACGGCACGACCTTCGGTGGGAATCCGGTGGCATGTGCCGCGTCGGTGGCCGGTCTCGAGGTCATGGAAGGCCTGCTCCCCCATGCTCGAGAGCTCTCCTCTCACGCTTTCGAACGTTTCCGGAAAGCACAGATAGAACATCCCACGATCGGCGACGTGCGCGGACTCGGTCTGATGATCGGTGTCGAGTTGGTCAAGGATCGTGTCACGAGGGAGCCGGATGCCGAAGCGATGCGGTTCCTCGCACGCTACGGGCTGGAGCATGAGCTGATCATCATCTCGTGCGGCCCGGATGGAAACGTGATCAGATTCATCCCCCCGCTCATCACCACCATCGAAGAGCTCGATCAGGCGATCGATACGATCGAGGCAGCACTCGACGCGTACGAGAGCCGGTAG
- the troA gene encoding periplasmic zinc-binding protein TroA precursor, with the protein MDDRPTVVATTTILGDVVREIVGDELNVQVLMPVGVDPHEFSASAGQVAQMESAVLVVANGLGLEESLSSVLDAVMADGVPVLEVGDVVTPRYFENGQPDPHIWFDPERMAVAVRKIADRLAEVDDRSTPADWSSRGDAYAARILDTEAEMKQRFGQIGPERRKLVTSHMAFGYLADRFGFEIVGVVVPGGGTLGETSASALGALSEAIVAEDVPAIFVETTVSPRLSETLAAETGRDVEIVTLYTGSLGAPGSGADTYLGLLLTDTQRIVDALKEGQ; encoded by the coding sequence GTGGATGATCGCCCGACCGTGGTGGCCACGACCACGATCCTCGGTGACGTTGTTCGTGAGATCGTCGGTGACGAGTTGAATGTGCAGGTCCTCATGCCGGTGGGAGTAGACCCTCACGAGTTCAGCGCTTCTGCCGGACAGGTAGCGCAGATGGAGTCTGCTGTCCTCGTCGTGGCGAATGGCCTCGGTCTCGAGGAAAGCCTCTCGTCCGTGCTCGATGCCGTGATGGCCGACGGAGTGCCGGTGCTGGAGGTGGGGGACGTGGTGACGCCGCGGTATTTCGAGAACGGACAACCGGATCCCCACATCTGGTTCGATCCCGAGCGGATGGCCGTCGCCGTCCGCAAGATCGCAGACCGTCTCGCAGAGGTCGACGATCGGTCGACGCCTGCCGATTGGTCGAGTCGCGGAGACGCCTACGCGGCCCGGATCCTGGACACGGAGGCGGAGATGAAGCAACGCTTTGGGCAGATCGGCCCGGAACGTCGCAAACTCGTGACCTCGCACATGGCGTTCGGGTATCTGGCCGACCGTTTCGGTTTCGAGATCGTCGGTGTTGTCGTTCCGGGTGGCGGCACACTCGGCGAAACGAGCGCATCCGCGCTCGGAGCCCTCTCCGAGGCCATCGTGGCCGAGGATGTGCCGGCGATCTTCGTTGAGACGACGGTGTCTCCGCGGCTCTCCGAGACTTTGGCTGCGGAGACGGGTCGCGATGTTGAGATCGTTACGCTCTACACGGGCTCACTTGGTGCCCCCGGATCGGGAGCGGATACCTACTTGGGTCTCCTCCTCACCGATACGCAGCGAATCGTCGATGCCTTGAAGGAGGGCCAGTGA